The Triticum aestivum cultivar Chinese Spring chromosome 3A, IWGSC CS RefSeq v2.1, whole genome shotgun sequence genome includes a region encoding these proteins:
- the LOC123058491 gene encoding uncharacterized protein → MAATADPTAKTPATQPHRLKPWGPPQPPRGHCVPSLSSVSGGAGAIRDRRRSSTSHRRGGADAVDEGPYDDGLEDLRAKLMGHVHEAADRLRLPPATPQRSPEPEPPAAPLPPPPQDAAAVVAASMPWTLRERKRRPSGRGSTGAASSATPWSTTPAAMARHDGMRGPFAVALDAEEIEEDVYALTGARPRRRPRKRARVVQRQLDSLFPGLWLTEITADAYRVPDDQ, encoded by the exons ATGGCGGCCACCGCGGATCCGACGGCGAAGACGCCGGCCACGCAGCCGCACCGCCTGAAGCCGTGGGGTCCACCACAACCGCCTCGTGGCCACTGCGTGCCTTCCCTGTCGTCGGTCTCCGGGGGGGCCGGAGCCATCCGCGATCGGCGCCGCTCCTCGACGTCCCACCGACGCGGTGGTGCCGACGCCGTAGACGAGGGACCTTACGACGACGGGCTGGAAGATCTCCGGGCTAAGCTCATGGGCCACGTCCATGAAGCCGCCGACCGCCTTCGGCTGCCCCCGGCGACGCCCCAGCGGTCGCCGGAGCCCGAGCCTCCGGCAGCGCCGCTTCCTCCGCCACCGCAGGACGCCGCCGCGGTTGTGGCCGCCAGCATGCCGTGGACGCTGAGGGAGCGAAAGCGTCGTCCATCAGGCCGCGGCAGCACGGGCGCCGCATCGTCCGCGACGCCGTGGTCGACGACCCCGGCGGCCATGGCGCGGCACGACGGCATGCGCGGTCCGTTCGCTGTGGCGCTGGATGCGGAGGAGATCGAGGAGGACGTTTACGCCCTCACCGGCGCCCGTCCGCGGCGGCGGCCCCGGAAGCGGGCGCGGGTCGTGCAGCGGCAGCTCGAT TCGCTGTTCCCGGGGCTATGGCTGACCGAGATCACCGCCGACGCCTACCGGGTCCCCGATGACCAGTAA